One Echeneis naucrates chromosome 16, fEcheNa1.1, whole genome shotgun sequence DNA window includes the following coding sequences:
- the plex9.2 gene encoding three prime repair exonuclease 4, whose product MQSADVAEEGGRSLVFFDLETTGLGQSCDIVQLAAVSGGHSFNLYVVPHSPMQRGATKVTGFRVRRQRLYLHHQRVLTNSLREVLVSFIAFLQMLGRPLVIGHNSRRFDCPLLAQALDKLDLRAEFESAISGCVDTLPLAREILKDHCLQSFRQENLVKELLGMNYKAHDALEDVRALQALYSVLQPTPELVRRHMFTLDTMENKDPVPAVL is encoded by the exons ATGCAAAGCGCGGACGTGGCCGAAGAAGGTGGACGCTCGCTGGTTTTCTTTGACCTGGAGACCACCGGACTAG GTCAGAGTTGTGACATTGTCCAGCTGGCTGCAGTGAGTGGGGGACACTCATTCAACCTTTATGTTGTCCCGCACAGTCCGATGCAACGTGGAGCAACCAAAGTGACTGGCTTCAGGGTCCGCAGACAAAGGCTGTACCTCCACCACCAGCGTGTCCTCACCAACTCCCTCCGAGAGGTCCTGGTCTCCTTCATCGCTTTCCTTCAGATGCTGGGACGCCCTCTTGTCATCGGTCACAACAGTCGCCGCTTTGACTGTCCTTTGCTTGCCCAAGCTCTTGACAAACTGGACCTGAGGGCAGAGTTTGAGTCTGCCATCTCAGGCTGTGTTGACACTCTACCACTGGCCCGTGAGATACTGAAGGACCACTGTCTCCAGAGCTTTCGACAGGAGAACCTGGTGAAGGAGCTGTTGGGTATGAACTACAAGGCCCATGATGCTCTGGAGGATGTGCGGGCATTGCAGGCTCTGTACTCTGTGCTCCAGCCCACGCCAGAGCTAGTTCGTAGGCACATGTTTACTCTGGACACCATGGAAAACAAGGATCCTGTGCCAGCTGTCCTGTAA